A single Vigna radiata var. radiata cultivar VC1973A chromosome 8, Vradiata_ver6, whole genome shotgun sequence DNA region contains:
- the LOC106771549 gene encoding probable indole-3-pyruvate monooxygenase YUCCA8, translating into MENFFRLVDCEETFSKRCVWVNGPVIVGAGPSGLATAACLKQQGIPFMLLERAECIASLWQKRTYDRLKLHLPKQFCQLPNLPFPPHFPQYPSKKQFIDYLESYAQHFDLNPRFNQCVQSARYDETXGFWRVKTVATCGSVKNEFEYICRWLVVATGENAECVMPEIEGLKEFKGDVIHACEYKCGERFKGKKVLVVGCGNSGMELSLDLFNHSASPSIVVRSSVHVLPREVFGKSTFELATLMLQWLPLWVVDKILLVLAWLVLGNMEKFGLKRPLEGPLSWKNRKGKTPVLDIGTLEKIKSGDIKVVPAIKRFDNGCVELVNGEKQDVDAVVLATGYRSNVPSWLEEGEFFSENGFPKCPFPNGWKGNVGLYAVGFTRRGLSGASFDAIKIAQDIAQLWKQDTKPNKHRTTASHRRCISQF; encoded by the exons GGGATACCCTTCATGCTTCTCGAAAGAGCAGAATGCATAGCCTCACTTTGGCAAAAACGAACCTACGACAGATTAAAACTCCATCTTCCCAAACAGTTCTGTCAGCTCCCCAACCTTCCATTCCCACCACACTTCCCCCAATACCCTTCCAAGAAACAGTTCATAGATTATCTCGAATCCTACGCACAGCACTTCGACCTAAACCCACGATTCAACCAGTGTGTCCAGTCTGCTAGGTACGATGAAACCNGCGGCTTCTGGAGGGTAAAAACCGTTGCCACCTGTGGCTCTGTGAAGAATGAGTTTGAGTACATTTGTAGGTGGCTGGTGGTGGCCACCGGAGAGAATGCGGAGTGCGTGATGCCTGAGATAGAAGGCTTGAAGGAATTCAAAGGGGACGTTATTCATGCATGTGAGTATAAATGTGGAGAAAGATTCAAGGGGAAGAAAGTTCTTGTTGTTGGTTGTGGCAACTCTGGCATGGAACTCTCACTCGACTTGTTTAACCACAGTGCTTCTCCTTCCATCGTTGTTCGCAGCTCG GTTCATGTGTTGCCTAGAGAAGTGTTTGGGAAGTCAACGTTTGAATTGGCAACTTTGATGCTGCAATGGTTGCCACTTTGGGTGGTTGACAAAATTCTGTTGGTGCTGGCGTGGTTGGTGTTGGGGAACATGGAGAAGTTTGGGCTGAAAAGACCTTTGGAAGGTCCTTTATCGTGGAAGAACAGAAAGGGTAAGACTCCTGTTTTGGACATTGGAACGTTGGAGAAAATTAAATCGGGTGACATAAAAGTTGTTCCAGCCATAAAGAGATTCGACAATGGATGCGTGGAGCTTGTTAATGGTGAAAAGCAAGATGTTGATGCAGTGGTGCTTGCAACAGGGTATCGTAGCAATGTCCCTTCTTGGCTTGAG GAAGGTGAATTTTTCTCTGAGAATGGTTTCCCAAAGTGTCCATTCCCAAATGGTTGGAAAGGAAATGTTGGACTTTATGCTGTTGGGTTTACAAGGAGAGGGCTCTCAGGTGCCTCATTCGATGCTATCAAAATTGCTCAAGACATTGCTCAACTTTGGAAACAAGACACTAAGCCAAATAAACATCGTACCACTGCATCTCATAGACGTTGCATTTCTCAGTTCTGA